The sequence below is a genomic window from Streptosporangium lutulentum.
GCTGCTGGGCATCGATGCCGGCCGGACGGTCGCGCCGTATGCGGGGACTGGGCGGCGGCCGGTGCCGCGTTATCGAGACAAGCCGCGCTCAGCCCAGCAGATCGTGACCGCCGCCGGACGGCGCGCGCTGCACGCGGTGACCTGGCGGGCCGGGTCCAAGGGGCCGTTGCGCTCACGGTTTGTCGCGCTGCGGGTACGGCCGGCGGGGCTACGGATCCGCCGCGCGCACATGGGCGAGGATCTGCCGGTGTGCTGGCTGCTGGCCGAATGGCCACCTGGTGAGAGCGAGCCGACCAAATACTGGCTGTCCACCCTCCCGGCAGACATCCCGCTACGGCGCCTGGTGCGCCTGGCCAAAATCCGCTGGCGCATCGAACACGACTACCGGGAGTTGAAGACCGGCCTGGGTCTGGACCACTTCGAGGGCCGCACCTGGAGTGGCTGGCACCATCACGTGACCCTGGCCTCGGTCGCACACGCCTTCTGCACCCTGGAGCGGCTCGACCCAAAAGTGCCGGCTGCGGTTTGAGCACCTACCGGATCATCGCCGAGTTGCAACTACTCCTGGCGTGCTGGGCCGGAATCTGCCCCACCTGCCGCCGAGCGTTACCCAGACACGCCCAGCCCGTCCCCACCTAACCAAGCCCTACTAGACGAGTAAGTCCGATGTGATCAGTGGTCGTAGGCGATCAGCGAGCGGGTGACCGGGGCTCCGGTCTTGTTGTTGTGCCAGATTGCCGCGGCCATCGCCAGGATGCGCTGGGCGACGCGGACGGCGACGCCCTCGAAGGTCCGTCCGCCGTGTTGTTCCAGGTCGAGTTGGCCTTTGAGAGTGTCGTTGACCGACTCGATGAGCTGGCGGACCTTCTTGAGCATTGGCTCGCCGTGCCGCTGTTTCTCCCGCTTGCGGGAGGGACGCAGCAGGTCGATGCCGTGGGCGGCGAGTTCCTTCTCAAAAGGCTTGGAGGCGAAACCCTTGTCGCAGATGAGCAGAATGCCCTCGCGTTCGGCGATCAGGCCGGCATCGACCTCGAGCATCGCGGCCAGCACCTCCCGCTCGCCGATCTTCGGGTTGGCCAGCGCCCATAAGATCGGCATGCCGGTCGGGGTGCACACCAGATACAGCCGCAGGCCCCAGAAGAACCGGGAGTGTGAGGCGCAGTAGCCATAGCCGGCCCAGCCGGCCAGGTTCGAGCGCTGCACGGTTGGGCGCGACATCCCGCACGGCACCGGTGTGGAGTCAACGATCCAGTGGTTGTCGAACCAAAAGTCGCTGTCGGTGGCCAGCTCCCGGATCATCTGCTTGACCAGGGGCAATGCCGCGCGCAGGCGTTTGTTGTAGCCCGACTGCTGCGGCAGGTACGGGAACATGCCGGACAGGTGCGTGCGGGCGAAGCGCAGCCAGCGGGCCTCGGAGTGGTGACCGAGCAGCGCCTGGGCCACCGCTAGGCAGACGAGCTCGGAGTCGCTGAGCAGCGGCGGCCTGCCCATCGATCGGCTTCCTCCGATCTTGTCGTCGATCTTCACATATAGTGCGGTCAAGAGGGTGTTCAGGTCTTGCGTCACAACATGATCTTGAACGCCCTCTCTTCATGCCCGGTCACCGGCCCCAGACATCGGACTTACTCGTCTAGGCCCCGGCGGGCCCGCCCGCACCCGTGAGGTAGGCGACGACCATCTCGCCGATCATCTTGCGATGCCTGTCCCGATGTTCGGACGTGGTCAGGTCACGCCCGAACAGCGCGCCGAAGGTGTGCTGGTTGGCGATGCGGAAGAAGCAGAACGCGCTGATCATCATGTGGACGTCGACGGCGTCGGCGTCGGTGACGAACGCGCCGCTCGCCTGGCCCGCGTCGAGGATCTGAGAGATCACGTCGAGAACGGGGGTACCCAGGTTCGCCAGCACCTCCGATTTGCGGATGTGCTCGGCCTGGTGGATGTTCTCGATGCTGACGAGCTTGATGAAGTCGCGGTGGGCGTCGTGGTGGTCGAAGGTCAGCTCCGCGAGCGTGCGGATCGCCTCGACCGGCGCCAGATGCTCCACGTCGAGCGTGCGTTCGACGGCCCGGACCTCGGAGTAGGCCTTCTCCAGGACGGCGATGTAGAGCTGTTCCTTGCCGCCGAAGTAGTAGTAGATCATCCGCTTGGTCGTCCGGGTGAGAGCGGCGATCTCGTCCACCCTGGCGCCGGCGTAGCCGTGCCGGGCGAACTCGCCCTGGGCGACCGCCAGGATCTCCGCCTTGGTGCGGTCGGGGTCACGCTGGCGGTCCCCGGTTACGCGGGTGGCGGGCTGCGAGGGCATGAGGCTCCACGGGGATGACGAATCCTGGTCGGGCCTCATCCTATTGCCACGTGCTCACCGGCTGACGGGAGCGTGCTGGACGGCCAGCCGGATGGGGGTGTTCTGCGCGCCGTAGCCGTCGTAGCCGCCGACGCGCTGGACGATCTCGAAGAACACGCGGCCGACGGTGACCGTGTAGAGGTGGAGGAACTCGCCTCGCGCGTCACGGTCGTAGAGCAGCCCGAGCTCCCTGAGCGTCCGGTGCCGCTCGGGCCCCAGGTCGTGGCGGGCTTCGAGGTCGTCGTAGTAGTTGCCGGGGATCGGCAGCAGCACGCCGCCGAGCGCGCGAAGCGCGCGGGCCGTGGCGACGATGTCCCGGCTGGCCAGCGCGACGTGCTGCCACGGGGTGTCCGGGTGGGAGACGTGCGAGCCGACGTGGGCCACGTTGAGCGCTATGCGGACCGCGCCGTCGGGGCTGGTCACCGCCCTGCTCCGGAGCAGGCCGTAGGGGTCGGCCAGCTCCAGGCTCTCCTGCGGGCGCAGGCCCAGGACGCTGCGGTAGAAGAGCGAGGCCTCGTCGAAGTGGTGCCACGGCTGTGTGAGCGCCACATGGTCGATGTGGGTGATCTCTCCGGGCACCGGTTCCACCGCGACGCCGGTGAAGTCACCGGTCCAGCTCGGGTGGTCCGGCTGTGCCGTACGGCAGAAGAACAGCGCGGTGCCGTCGGGGGCGGCGACGGAGTCCAGCGG
It includes:
- a CDS encoding IS982 family transposase, which encodes MTQDLNTLLTALYVKIDDKIGGSRSMGRPPLLSDSELVCLAVAQALLGHHSEARWLRFARTHLSGMFPYLPQQSGYNKRLRAALPLVKQMIRELATDSDFWFDNHWIVDSTPVPCGMSRPTVQRSNLAGWAGYGYCASHSRFFWGLRLYLVCTPTGMPILWALANPKIGEREVLAAMLEVDAGLIAEREGILLICDKGFASKPFEKELAAHGIDLLRPSRKREKQRHGEPMLKKVRQLIESVNDTLKGQLDLEQHGGRTFEGVAVRVAQRILAMAAAIWHNNKTGAPVTRSLIAYDH
- a CDS encoding TetR family transcriptional regulator produces the protein MPSQPATRVTGDRQRDPDRTKAEILAVAQGEFARHGYAGARVDEIAALTRTTKRMIYYYFGGKEQLYIAVLEKAYSEVRAVERTLDVEHLAPVEAIRTLAELTFDHHDAHRDFIKLVSIENIHQAEHIRKSEVLANLGTPVLDVISQILDAGQASGAFVTDADAVDVHMMISAFCFFRIANQHTFGALFGRDLTTSEHRDRHRKMIGEMVVAYLTGAGGPAGA